The following DNA comes from Kitasatospora sp. NBC_01287.
CCGGAGATCGGGACCACCGAGAGCAGCGCGCCCTCGCCGTCGGTCAGCGCGAGCGTCTGGATCACCGTGCCCTGCAGGCGGTTCAGCGCACCCGAGAGCAGCCGGCACTGCGCCTCGAACGCGCTCCCGCCCTCGATCCGCAGGCCCGCCAGCACGTTGACCAGGCTGACCGGACCGAAGGCCATCCGGCGCAGGGCCTCGCGCACGGCCGGCCCCGGCTCGTCGATCCGGACCTCGCCCCACCGGGTCAGCACGTTCACCGCGTCCTGCCCGGCCACCTGCTCCACCAGAGCGTCCTCGCGCAGCGAGCACAACAGCACGGTGGGAGTGCTCTGTTGGTCCGGCGGGCTCGCTGCTGGCTTCATCGCTGCTCCTCGGATGCTCCTTCGAACTCCTGGCCGGGTCGCTCACACGAAGATCGGGATCGGATTGAGGTCGTGGTAGGGGGTCGGCCGCTCCAGCCGACCCAGCCGGACCGGCACGTCGAAGAGGCGTCCTGGCGCGAAGCGGGACCAGAAGTGCCGCAGTCCGGGCACGATCACCTTGACCACCGGCAGACCGATATCCGGTCGGGTCTGGTCGAGGACCAGCATTTCCAGACCATGACGATCCGTCAAATCCAAGATGGCGTCCAGGTCGTCGAGCAGGTCGCGGCGCGGCGTGTAGCCGTGGTCGCCGGGCCGGCGCGGCGCCGCCGCCGGGTCGGGCAGCAGGTAGGATTGGTTGCCGGTGGTGGCCTGCTGCCACCACCAGCGGGCCGCCTGGTCGCCGCCGTTGTAGCCGGTGCCGTCGGGGCGGGCGTTCACCACGGCCGGCAGCAGCTGGTTGACCTCGGTGAGCGCGCGGCGCAGGGCGATCCGCGGGTCGAAGTGCGCGCCGAAGCCGAAGACGATGTCCTGGGCCGGCTTGTCGAAGCGCCGGGAGAGGGCCACCACGACCGGGATCCCGAAGTCCGAGGTGAGGTCGAGCGCCCACACCTCGCGGTTCAAGTCGCCGTGCACACCGCGCAGTTCCATGATCCATGGGTCCTCGAAGGCGCCCAGGTCGATCGCCGGCTGGCGGGTGCGGTTGTACCACCAGAGCGCGACCGCGTCGCGCTCGACCAGCTCCAGGAAGCCCTGCAGGATGGCGTCCTCCAGGCTGCTCCCGGCGGCGTTGCCATTGGAGTCGGCGTGGAAGTAGCGGGCGCCGGGCTCCTGCGGGACCCCGAAGTAGAGGGACGCGGTGGGCAACAGCTTGTGCCGGTGCTCGGTCATCGACCAGACCGGCGACCAGTCGATCACCGCGTCCTGGTCGAACGGGTCGGGCACGTGCTGGAAGCCGCCGTGCCGGGCGTTCCACTCCTGGCGGCCCTCGAACTGGCCGGGGTCGAACAGCTGCCAGTCCTGCGGGCGCACCGCACGGTCGGTCAACTCCCGCAGGCTGCCCCGGATCCGGGGCTCGTCGCCGTGCAGGTAGCCGCTGTGCCGCTCCAGCGCCTCGCAGAGCGCGCTGACCTCGCCGTGCACCGCGCTGATGCCCTTGCCGCCGTTGCTGCTGCGCAGGTTGGCGCGCAGCGCGTCCAGGCTGCTCGGGCCGACCGCCGGATTGGCGCCGGAGAGGAAGGAGTTGAGGAAGGCGGGGCCGCGCGGATCGCGCCGGATCTCCTTGACCACGCCGGTGATCGGACTGATCAGGTGCCGGTAGGTCTCCAGCACCTGCTCGGGGGTCTGCGCGCGGTGCCCGCCGCCGCCGTAGCAGGTCTTGAGGCGGGAGCGCGGTGCCACCGGGCGCCACTGCTGCTCGGTGACCAGCTGCGGGTCGCCGCAGGTGGGGCACTGGGGCCGGGCACGCAGCTGGTGGTGGCGGCCCTCCATGGTCAGCGTGTCCAGGGTCCACACCGACTGCTGGGCCGGACACCGGTAGCCGGCGAGCCACTTGACCGCCTCCAGGGCGACCAGGTGGGTGCTGAAGCCGCCCAGCGGTGAGATCGAAGCGGTGGGGCGGGGAACCGGTCCGGTGCGGCCCAGGGCCTCCTGCACGTGGGCCTCGGCCCGCCGGTGGCCGCGCAGGCGGTGCGCCAGGCAGCTCCAGCAGGCGCCCTCGGGCTGGAAGACCGGGCCGATCCAGACCTGTCGGCCGTAGGGTCGGGCGATCAACCAAGGGCGTCCGGCGGCCAGTTCGGTGGTGTTGACGGCCGCCAGTTCAGGTGCGAGGTAGTCGTCGCAGAGCGCCACGGTCAGATCGCCGGGCTGCCGGTCGGCCGGGTTCTCGACCACGGTCAGCCCGGCGGCCCGGAAGGCCGCCATCGCGTCGTGCGGGTCCACCCGGCCCATGGTGACCAGGTGGATCCGTCCGGCCCGGGCCCGGGCGGCGGCCCGGCCGCTGTCCAGGCCGGCCGCCTCCCAGTAGGCCAGCGCCCGCTCGTCGCAGGGCGAGGCGGTCGGCGGCCGCAGGGCGACCAGCCCCGCGTCCGCCAACTGCCCCATCAGGTCGCCGATCTGCTCCGGCGAGACGCCCGCGGGCGCCTCGCGCAGCAGCGCCGGGATGTCCCGGGTGCCGTCGAGCAGCGGGGCCAGCGCCTCGATCTGGGCTCCCTGGAGCGCGGTGACCCCGTGCTCCGAGAAGAGGTACGTGGCCTCTCCCGAGACCACTTCAGGGCGCAGATCGCGCCGGAACCCCACCAGTGGTTCCCCGTTCCCCCACCAACTGGTCATGCCGCGGCGTAACCGAGCGCCGCCGGGGTGAAGGCGACCTGGGTGCCGCGCGGCTCGGGAGCCGGCGCCACGCAGAGGCCGGTGCACAGGTCCAGCACCGGGCTGTCCTGGACGTACCAACCGTCCAGGGCGTCGATGGTCAGATCCAGCGTGGCTTCCTTGCCGCCGCTCGCCGGAAGGTAGGCGGTGAACAGCGTTCTGAAATCGGCGTTGGAGCTGATCTTGTTCATGGGGAGCACTCCACTCTGCGGTCAAGGCTGGGTGGTGCGTGGCCCGAGTGGGCCATGACCAGAATTCTGGTGGCGGCCACGGCAACCCCACCAGTGGTTGCATCACCCCCCTACCGTGAGATATTCACGGGTCCCCCGCATCGTTCCTCACCCGCGGGTCATGACCCGCACACTGGGCAACCGACCTGCGGTGTTGCGATCCTGAGTGGTGTTCAGGCGCTGTGATCCGCCGTATCGGCCCGCTGCACCGGCCCGCAGGACCGGGGCCGCGGATCCCAGGGCTCCCGCGGACGGTTTGGGGGAGAGGCAATCCTGTGGAGATCAAGATTCTCGGCCCGTTGGAGGCCACGGAGTGCGGCGCGTCCATCGTGCCCACCGCCGGCAAGCCCCGCCAGGTCCTCGCGCTGCTGGCGCTCTGGTCCGGGCGGATCGTGCCGGCCAGCGTGCTGATGGACGAGCTGTGGGGTGCCGAGCCGCCGCGGAGCGCGCCGACCACCCTGCAGACGTACATCCTGCAGCTGCGCAGGCGGCTGGACATCGCGCTGAGCGATGATCCGACGCGCTGCGCCAAGGACATCCTGCGCACCCAGTACAACGGCTACGTGCTCGACATCCGCCCGGAGGAACTGGACGTCCAGGCCTACGAGCGGCTCGCCACGGCCGGCCAGCAGGCGCTGGACGCCCGGGACGACGAGGCGGCCTCCCGGCTGCTGGGAAACGCCCTGGCGCACTGGCGCGGACCGGTGCTGGTCGACGTCCAGCCCGGCGCGCGGCTGGCGATCGAGGTGATGCGACTGGAGGAGAGCCGGCTCGGGGTGCTGGAGCGGCGGATCGACGCCGACCTGCGGCTGGGCCGGCACCACAAGCTGCTGAGCGAGCTGGCGGTGCTCACCGTGCAGCACCCGTGGCACGAGAACCTGCACGCGCAGCACATGGTGGCGCTCTACCGCTCCGGTCGGCAGTGGCACGCGCTGGACGTCTTCAAGCGCCTGCGGGGCACGCTGGTGAACGAGTTCGGCCTGGAGCCCTCGCCGCGGCTGCAGCAGCTCCAGCGGGCGATCCTCTCCTCGGACCCGGCGCTGGAGACGCCGGTGCGCCAGGACCGCGGCCGCCCCGGCCGGATGGTCGTCTGACGCGTCGTCAGAACAGCCGGCACCGGCTCCCCTCCCCGGACCGCCCAGGTGGTCCGGGGCAGGCGGCCGTCCGGCGCGAGTGACGTTCCACCCCCGGCCCCACACCCCCCAGGCCCGACCCCGCGTCCCCAGCGCCGGGTGAGGAGAGGAGGCACCCATGCTGCGTACCGTCGGTTCCCCGCGCCGAACGTCCCAGCCCGTCCGTCTGCTGGTCTGGTCGGCCGGCTGCGAGGACGACGAGGAGGCGCTGCGGGTCAGCCTGCGCCGCTGGATCAAGGCGCGCGGTGAGACCGGCTTCGCCGGGGTGGCCGACGCCTGGGGGAGCGCCGTGCCGGGAGCGGCCCGCGGCGCCCTGGTGGCCGCCGACCCGCAGGAGGCGCTGGCCGCGCTGGACGCGCAGCGCCCCGGCGCGTTCCGCGGGCTGGCCGAGCTGCGGCGCCCGGTGGCCGTGCTGCTGCCCGGCCAGGGTGCCCAGCACCCGCGGATGGCGCTCGGCCTCTACGGCCACGAGCAGGTCTTCACCGCCGCGGTGGACGAGGTGTTCGCGCTGCTCGGCCCGGCCGGCGAGCAGGTGCGCGACGACTGGCTGGCGGAGAACCCGCGGCTGCCGATCGACCACGTCGAGCGGGCACTGCCGCTGATCTTCGCGCTCGACCTCGCCCTCGGCCGGCTGCTGACCAGCTGGGGCATCCGGCCCGCGCTGCTGCTCGGGCAGGGCATCGGCGAGCACGCGGCCGCCACCCTGGCGGGCGTGCTCAGCCTGCCGGCCGCCGTGGCGGTGATCGGCGCGCAGGCCGAGCGGCTGGCCCAGGCGCCGGCCGGCGGGATGGTGGCGGTGGCGGCCGGGGCGGACCAGGTGGCGCCGCACCTGCCGCCGGGCGTCGCGGTGGCGGCGGTCAACAGCGCCAACCAGACGGTGATCTCGGGCACCCGCCAGGGGCTGGCCCGGGCCGCCGAGGCGCTGCGCGCGGCCGAGTTGAGCTGCATGCCGGTGCGGGCCCAGGTCGCGTACCACAGTCCCGTGGTCGCGGCCGCCTGCGCCGAGGCGGCCCGGGCCTTCGAGCGGGTGTCGCTGCTGCCGCCCGCCATCCCGGTGCTCTCGGCCTCCACGGCGGCCCTGATGGCGCCGGGCGAGGCGGTGGACCCGGGCTTCTGGGCCCGGCAGCCGACCCGCCCGGTGCAGCTGCGGGCCACCTTCGACACGCTCTTCGCCGGCGGCGGCCACCTCTGCCTGGAGGCCGGCCCGGGGCAGGGCCTGTACAGCCTGATCCGCCGGCACCCGGCCTTCCTCAAGGGGCCCAGCCAGGCGGTGGCGATGCTCAGCGCCCGGCCGCGCAACGCGGCGCACGACCGGCGCAGCGTGCTGGAGGCGGCGGCCCGGCTGTGGACGGCCGGGCAGGACCTGGACCTGGAAGCCATCCACCGGCTCGGCTGACGAAGCCGTCCAGCGGCTCGGCCCACCGGCCGGCGCCCGTACCCGAGAGGAAGGTCGGCATGCCGTCATCGCAGGTGGGACTGGCCGAGCTGTCCCGGATCCTGGCCGCCTGCGGCGGCGAGGAGTCCTGTGCCGAGTTGAGCGAGGAACTGCTCGACGAGACCTTCTACGAACTGGGCCTGGACTCGCTCGCGGTGCTCCAGGCCGTCGGAGTGCTGGCCAGGACCTACGGGATCACGGTGCCCGAGGAGCTGGTGGTCGAGGCGGAGACCCCGCGGATGCTGCTGGAGATGATCAGCACGCTCTTCGGCTGGACCAGCCGCCCGGCCTGAGGCGCGGCCGCGGGTGCGCCGCGGCACGACGCCGGGCGCGGGCCCGTGCGACCCGGCGCGTCCCCGGTGACCTGCGCCGATGCCCGACCGATCCTCCAGGCAGACTGGAGCCGCTCTCCACATCGTGCGCCCAGACTGGCCGCACGCGCCGGTGCGACCGCTGTCCACCGCGGATGCTGTTCACCGCGGATGCTGTCCGGTGCGGACCGGTCGCGTCGAAGGGCGCGTCGCACGGACGAGTCGGACAACGAGGAGCTGGGGGTAGCCGTGACGGATCTGCTGGGACGGGCCGACACCGCGACCGAGGGCGCGCGGGCGGCCCGCGCCGCCCGCCGCACGGAACTGCGGGCGCGGCTGGCCGAGATCGAGGCGGGCTTCGGCGATCCCTGGGACCGCAACAACCCGGTCGGCTTCAGCGCGCTGCTGGCCGCCGACGACGAGGGCGAGCTCTGCGTCGAGGGGGTCAAGCGCTACGGCCTGCTGGGCCTGAACGCCGAGTTCGTGCCCGCCGAACTCGGCGGCCGGCTGGTCGGCCTGGACGGGCTCGGGCTGCTGATGCGCCCGATGTTCCGCCGTGACGTCACGCTCGCCATGGGCACCGCGCTGACCTCCTTCATGGGCTCGATGGTGGTCTGGCTGAACGGTGACGCCGACCAGCGCCGCCGCACCGCCGAGACCCTGCTGGACGGGGGCCTGGCCACCGTCGCGTTCCAGCAGCTGGCGCAC
Coding sequences within:
- a CDS encoding AfsR/SARP family transcriptional regulator codes for the protein MEIKILGPLEATECGASIVPTAGKPRQVLALLALWSGRIVPASVLMDELWGAEPPRSAPTTLQTYILQLRRRLDIALSDDPTRCAKDILRTQYNGYVLDIRPEELDVQAYERLATAGQQALDARDDEAASRLLGNALAHWRGPVLVDVQPGARLAIEVMRLEESRLGVLERRIDADLRLGRHHKLLSELAVLTVQHPWHENLHAQHMVALYRSGRQWHALDVFKRLRGTLVNEFGLEPSPRLQQLQRAILSSDPALETPVRQDRGRPGRMVV
- a CDS encoding acyltransferase domain-containing protein, producing the protein MLRTVGSPRRTSQPVRLLVWSAGCEDDEEALRVSLRRWIKARGETGFAGVADAWGSAVPGAARGALVAADPQEALAALDAQRPGAFRGLAELRRPVAVLLPGQGAQHPRMALGLYGHEQVFTAAVDEVFALLGPAGEQVRDDWLAENPRLPIDHVERALPLIFALDLALGRLLTSWGIRPALLLGQGIGEHAAATLAGVLSLPAAVAVIGAQAERLAQAPAGGMVAVAAGADQVAPHLPPGVAVAAVNSANQTVISGTRQGLARAAEALRAAELSCMPVRAQVAYHSPVVAAACAEAARAFERVSLLPPAIPVLSASTAALMAPGEAVDPGFWARQPTRPVQLRATFDTLFAGGGHLCLEAGPGQGLYSLIRRHPAFLKGPSQAVAMLSARPRNAAHDRRSVLEAAARLWTAGQDLDLEAIHRLG
- a CDS encoding acyl carrier protein, with translation MPSSQVGLAELSRILAACGGEESCAELSEELLDETFYELGLDSLAVLQAVGVLARTYGITVPEELVVEAETPRMLLEMISTLFGWTSRPA
- a CDS encoding TOMM precursor leader peptide-binding protein yields the protein MTSWWGNGEPLVGFRRDLRPEVVSGEATYLFSEHGVTALQGAQIEALAPLLDGTRDIPALLREAPAGVSPEQIGDLMGQLADAGLVALRPPTASPCDERALAYWEAAGLDSGRAAARARAGRIHLVTMGRVDPHDAMAAFRAAGLTVVENPADRQPGDLTVALCDDYLAPELAAVNTTELAAGRPWLIARPYGRQVWIGPVFQPEGACWSCLAHRLRGHRRAEAHVQEALGRTGPVPRPTASISPLGGFSTHLVALEAVKWLAGYRCPAQQSVWTLDTLTMEGRHHQLRARPQCPTCGDPQLVTEQQWRPVAPRSRLKTCYGGGGHRAQTPEQVLETYRHLISPITGVVKEIRRDPRGPAFLNSFLSGANPAVGPSSLDALRANLRSSNGGKGISAVHGEVSALCEALERHSGYLHGDEPRIRGSLRELTDRAVRPQDWQLFDPGQFEGRQEWNARHGGFQHVPDPFDQDAVIDWSPVWSMTEHRHKLLPTASLYFGVPQEPGARYFHADSNGNAAGSSLEDAILQGFLELVERDAVALWWYNRTRQPAIDLGAFEDPWIMELRGVHGDLNREVWALDLTSDFGIPVVVALSRRFDKPAQDIVFGFGAHFDPRIALRRALTEVNQLLPAVVNARPDGTGYNGGDQAARWWWQQATTGNQSYLLPDPAAAPRRPGDHGYTPRRDLLDDLDAILDLTDRHGLEMLVLDQTRPDIGLPVVKVIVPGLRHFWSRFAPGRLFDVPVRLGRLERPTPYHDLNPIPIFV